The genome window GTAGTCAAATTCCATTATTACATTGCTCAATGGAATGACGAGTTTTTAGACTGGCTAATTCCACCAGAGATAATCAGGCGAAATTTAACCGTGTATGGTAATTTGATAGCAGAAGGCACCGCACAGGAGCCGATTATATTTACCCCTATCTCAGACGAAGGAACATCTACACCAGAAGGAGGTGGGACATCTACACCCTGTTTTGGTGATTGGGATAAACTCATATTTGAGCAAGGCTCTACTGGCAGACTTAAATATTGCCAGATAAAATATGCCGGTTATGCGGATTGGTGGTATAATGATATTATAAAGATAGAGCCAGCAGTGCTCATTAAATCCAGAGATGTTCAACTCTTTAATTGCAAAGTCACGAATGAAGATGGTATGGCACGAAAAAGTAGTCAACAATATGGGATAGGGATATTAATTGATGGGGTAATAGGTAATGATGATGAGATAGTTTTTCAGACCGAGGTAGTAAGATGTTGGGGGAGTATAGTTGTTAAGAATAGTCGCGGTGTAGAGGTAAATAATAATATAATTCGAGATGATGGTAATTTTGGGATACAGATATGTAACAGCTCTTTGATTAAGTTTTTAACAAATACGGTTACTACCTGTAGAGATGCGGCTTTTAGCCAGGATATATCCTCATCTGAAATAGAATATCATGGCAATAAAGCCTACAATGAATTTAATTTAATCTGGTTAAGTGGTGAGATGCCAGAGGATAAAGAGATAGTATTAAAGAAGGCAGAGTTAAGTTATGGATTCAATTCTCTTAGTGTTCCTGTTGGTTCAACATTAAGGATAGAGCCAGGGGCTAAATTTGTTTTAGGTAGATTTGGGCATATAGAAGAGGAGATGAGGGATATAGGCAGGATGCAGATTGAGGGTCGGTTGATAGCCGAAGGGACACCGGAGGAAGAGATAGTTTTTGATAAAGGTAAATTTGGTAATTGGAATTACATTCAATTTAATGGACCATCTGCTTCAGGAAGCAGTTTAAGGTATTGTAAGATAATAGGTGGCGGCAGACGACCCAGCTCTATGACTGTAGGAGAAGGTAGCACCGTAGTAGGTAACTTATGGCTGATAAATGCAACACCGAAGATAGAATATTGTCAGATAATGGATTCAAAGTGGTATGATCAGGGTGGTGATGTGACTGTTGGTGGCTGGTGGGATTGTGGTATTCGATTACAGAATTTACCCCCGGGTTATGTTCTGGCTAATAATACTATCTCTAATTGTACTAAAGGGGTAGCCACATACAATTGCCCTTACCCACCACTTATTGCCTCTAATACCTTGACTAATAATACCTATGTTTTCTATCAAGACCCAAATACATTGGCGGAGTATCACGGGAATGTATTTGAGGATAATGAGAATTCAGTTATATTAACTGGCCGGGCTCCACGGGTGTATAACCCGGGGCCATTTGAACAGTGGGTTTTTACTGGTTGTGAGATTACCGTGCCGGAAATAGTCTGGAAACTTGCAGAATTGCCGTATGCCATAGATAATTTTATACGGGTAACAAAGGATTCAAGATTGATGATAGAACCAGGGGTAATAGTTAAACTCAATGGTGCAACGATTGAAGTTCAGGGAAGTATGACTGCCCGGGGAACCGATGGGGCAAAAATAGTCTTTACCGGACTTAAGGATGATAATATTCCCCCGGGTGTTGGTGGTCGAATAAATTTCTTAGAAGATAGTGAGAGTGAATTAAAGTATTGTGTGATTGAATATGGTGATGGGCCTCAAACGACTGGTTTTGAAGCCGCGGTGCGAATTATTAAAGCCAGAAAGGTAGAAATAGGCAATTCCGTTATTAGCCATTGTAAATACGATGGGATACGGATGGAGAATACCTCAGTAATTATCTCTACGACTACTGTTTCTTATAATGGTTGGAATGGGATAATCTGTGAAAATTCCTCAGCAGTAATTCAAAATGGGACAATCAGTCATAACGGTAGTAGTCCTAAAGACCATTTTGGGATAATATGCAGGAAGAACTCTAAGGCGATTATTTCGAATAATGTGTTAAGTGATAATTTTGGATGTCCTCTGGGACAGGATATAAATACATTTCCTGAATATAGAGATAATAAGATATTTGGGAATAAATATGATGCGGTTGGGATTATAGGTAAAGGTAATGAGATGAAGATTAGTGGCACCTGGACGAATTTCATAGGCACTCAAACCACATATTTCCTTTTTATGAGTGATATGAACATAATACTTCAAAGCGGGGTAACATTAGAGATAGAGCCTGGGGTAGAAATCAAGATGTACCCAATAGTAGAGTCGGGGTGGAATATGGGGGCTATTTATGTTCGAGGGAAACTAATTGCCAGTGGAACGAAAGACAGACCGATTGTTTTTACCTCTTTCTATGATGGGAATAATGAAAAAATCTGGCATTGGAATGGGATAGTATTTGAGAATGGGGTGGGGACAATGACTTACTGCACCGTAAAGTTTGGAAGGATAGGGATAATTGGAAATGTCTCGCCGAGTATCCGGAATTGTTATATCTCAAAAGGAGACAGCTGTGGAATGTATTTAAAGGAACAGGCTAATCCTGTTATTGAAAATAGTATTATTACGGATAACCCGGTTGGATTAAAACTCGACAATGCCTCAGCAACTATATCTACCTGCACCATCTCTTATAATTCAGAGCATGGAATAGTCTGTAATAATTCATCTCCCGTGATTCAAAATGGGACGATAAGTTATAATGGCACTTCATCACAAGAGTATCATGGGATAAAGTGTGAAAAATATTCTAATCCATATATCCTGGGAAATAATATAAGTTATAATGGTGGTTGTCCTGTGCTCCAGGATTTAAACTCATTCCCCAGGTATAGGGATAATAAGATATTTGGGAATAAATATGATGCGGTTGGGATTATAGGTAAAGGTAATGAGATGAAGATTAGTGGCACCTGGACGAATTTCATAGGCACTCAAACCACATATTTCCTTTTTATGAGTGNNNNNNNNNNNNNNNNNNNNNNNNNNNNNNNNNNNNNNNNNNNNNNNNNNNNNNNNNNNNNNNNNNNNNNNNNNNNNNNNNNNNNNNNNNNNNNNNNNNNGTAGAAATCAAGATGTACCCAATAGTAGAGTCGGGGTGGAATATGGGGGCTATTTATGTTCGAGGGAAACTAATTGCCAGTGGAACGAAAGACAGACCGATTGTTTTTACCTCTTTCTATGATGGGAGTAATGAAAAAATCTGGCATTGGAATGGGATAGTATTTGAGAATGGGGCGGGGACAATGACTTACTGCACCGTAAAGTTTGGAGGGATAGGGATGATTGGAAATGCCTCGCCGAGTATCCGAAATTGTTATATTTCAGATGTAAATGGGGTGGGGATAGTTTTTATGAAAGATAGCTATGGTAGTCCTATTATTCAGGATAATATTATCACCAATAATTCAAAGGGAATTGAGATTATATTCCCTTATAGTGGTGTTCCGAGAATCAAGCGTAATTTCATCTATAATAATCGGGAATGGGGATTGAGGCTCGATAGTTATTATGAGGCACCAAAGGGAACGCTGTCGGTAACAGATAATTGGTGGGGACATCCAACAGGACCTTACCATTCCCAATATAATCCGCAAGGTAAAGGGGATAAAATACAGGGAGCAAAGGTTATGTTTGACCCGTGGATAGGGAAAGACTTTGTTATTACTCCGAGTAGTGGGACTGTAGGTAGTTTAGTTAGTATCGGTGGGCGAGGATTAGAGGCATCAATAGGTATATGGATATTATTTGGCAATAGTGGGACTATCTCCTGGATGACTACTAATGCGGAGGGTTCATTTACGGCTAATTGGACGGTACCTGTTGAGAAGGCGGGAAAGAAGGAGATAGCCCTCTTATATCCTGAATTAGGTAAAGGGATGATAGGTAAGATGTTATTAACCTATTTTGATATTTTAGCTGAAGAGATAGCCTATTTAAAGATTACGCCTGGATCGATGACTATAGGGTGTGGAGGTAGTTATGATTTTGAGGCACAGGGATATGATAAATGGGGAAATCCGTTAGCCAATTTAAATTATGCATGGCAAATATCATCTGATTTAGGTACTATTTCACCAACATCAGGTTACTGGACAATATTTAAAGCAGGAACGAGAGCAGTTACAGGTACAATTACTGCTACATCAGGGTCAATTACAGGAAATGCTCTTATTACCTTATCTGCTACTCCACCACAATATCCGATGAGCGGGACAATAGTATTTTTAAGTGGAGAGGTTGATAAAGGAGAGATATGGCTAATGAAGGCAGATGGAAGTCAACTTCAGAAGGTAAATATACAGCAGATAAAAGCACCATATTATCCAAAACTATCAAAGGATGCAAAATCTCTAATTTATGGGGTAGGAGGGTCTGAATGGGCAGGAACTTTATACTTAAAGGATTTGATGAGTGGGAATGAAATAGTCTTACAACCATACGAAGTAATAATTGCTAAAGGTTGGGATTGGAATACTAAAGGGGATAGAATTTATTATCATTATTATGGTCCTTCCCAGTATAACGGTTCCGATAATTGTGTCAACTATTGGATATCTCCAGATGGGATAAAAAAGGGAAGGTTATTAGAAGATGGGACGAACAGAAGTCTACCTGCGGTAAATCCCGATGAGAATTTATTACTGCTTAGAGGGTGGAGACAGATTAGACTTTTTGATTTAATAACAGATACAAAGATATATAATGAGCGGATGCTATTAGATGGAGTTAAGAAAGAAACTGAAGCACGATTTTCACCAAATGGTAAACGGATTGGATATATTGATGAGGCAGAAAGTAATCTTTGGTTGATAAGTATTGATGGAAAGATAAATCGGAAAATAACGAATAATGGTAGTGTTACTTATTTTTCATTCTCACCCGATGGGACAAGATTAATTTATTCAAGAAATGGTGACTTATGGACGATAAATATAGATGGGACAGGAGAGCAAAATATTACCAATACACCTGATATACAGGAGCGGCAGGTAGATTGGGTAGCAGGGATAGCACCTGTTTTTAGCCAGGAAATGCCTAAACCAGCACCAATATTAATTAAGGAGATAAATGGTTATCCAGCGGATTTAACTGGTGCCTATGTTTATCCCAATCCAACTGATGGGAGTAAATTAGTCTTTGCTGGCTTAACACAAAATGTCAGGATACGGGTATTTACGGTAGCAGGGGAGGAGGTGTTTGAAATAGATATTGTCGAACCCAATATTCCCGAGCCAGGTAAATGGCGATGGAACTGTCGAGGTTCACAAGGACAAAGACTTGCCTCAGGGATATACATATACCTGATTACTAATGAGTTGGGACAGAAAAAAGTAGGGAAATTGGGGATTGTAAGGTAGGATAAAATTCGGATTGCGGATTTGGGATTTTGGATTTAAATTCTGAATCCCGAACCTCGATTTTTGGTGGTGTCTTAATCTCTGGTGTTTCGTGAATTTTTTATGATTTCTTTTGCCTTTAATCTTTGCGTTCTTTGCGGTTGATTTCTTTGTGTTCTTTGCGATTAAAAAAGGATAAATCGCAAAGGGCACAAAGTAGTAACGCAAAGGACACAAAGGGAAGAAAATAGGTAAAACATTTTTTATCAACTCAACTTCAAAGGATAAGTTGCAAAAAAATCATCAGGCTTTTGAGTCTAATTTTGCCATCTTTGAACAAAATAAACAGATTGATAAGGATAAAGAGAGCTTTAGATAGCCTCAATAGTAGCATAAAATTTACGAAAGTTCAGATAAATAAAAAAAAATAAAATTATGGTGATAAAATTCTTGACAAATAATTGTGGATATGATATTATTTATTCCTAATCATAAAATAAAATCGTTTGACAGAAAAACAAGTAATAACCAGCAGGGAGGAAATTTAAGATAATGTTGTGGGGAAGAGAAAAAGTACCAGTAGGATTAGATATTAGTCATGATTGTATCAAGGTGGTTAAACTCAGAAGAACCGATAGTAAAATAATCCTGGATGCAATTGGTATGACCAAAATCTCTCCAGAACCATTAGATGAAGATGCCTTAGGGGCTAAACAGGAATTATCGGTTAAAGCTATTAAAAATTTACTCGTAACTCATAAAATCGATACTAAAAAAGTGCGAAGTTCTGTTTCGGGGAATTCAGTGGTAGTTAGATATATCAAACTTCCTTATATGAGTGAAACAGAATTGAAAGATGTTATCAAATTTGAGGCGGAAGAACATATTCCTTTTGATATTGAACATGTAATTATAGATTTCCAGATAATTAAAGAAACCGTAGAAAAAGACGAACGAATGATATTAGTCTTATTAGTTGCGGCTAAAGAAGAGTTAATTTATGACCATATGGAGATATTACATCGAGCCGGATTAGAAACTGTTCATATCAATGTAGATACCTTTGCCACTGAAGACGCTCTGACTTACGGGGTAGGAGAAGAAGATGTTATTGCCTTAGTTGATATAGGTGCCCGTATGACTAATATCAATGTGGTTGAAAATAAAATCTCCTGCTTTAATCGGGATGTCCTGGTTGGCGGTAACGACTTTACAGAGGGTATTAGAAGAGAATTAGGAGTAAGTTTTCAAGAAGCGGAAAAGATAAAGGAAGAAGAAGGAATAATCCTTTTACCAGAAGAAATTACCACGGCTGTTACTCCTGCTGTAAGTGGGAGTGATAAAGCCGCACAAATATCTTATGCGATTGAATCTGTCGGGGCAAGATTATTAGATGAATTAGAGCGTTCTTTTGCGTATTATTATACTCAATTACCTGTTTATCGTAAAAATATCGACCGAGTAATTATAAGCGGTGGAAGTGCAAAACTTGCTAATCTTGATAATTTCCTCTCAAATGGATTAGGAATGTCTGTGGTGATAGGAGACCCTTTTGCGAAAATATCTATCCCTCCAAAGTTCGATCAAACATATATCAAGAAAGTATCTCCCGCATTCGCGGTCTCATTAGGGTTGGCGATGAAAGGAGTAATGTGAACCGATGACAGAAATTAATTTGATGCCACCGGTAGTGGTAGAAAAGAAAAAAGGACAATGGCGAAATGTATTTATTGGATTAATACTTAGTCTCATAGTCGTATCATTAGGTCTCTGGTATGCAGGACTTGTAATCAAGGTAAAACAAAAGGAGGCAAAATTAGAAAAGATTACACAGCAAATTGCTGAATTACAACCACATCTGATAGAAATAAGACGATTAGAGGCTGAAATTATTGAAAAAAAGAAACGAGTAGATGTAATTGTCCAATTAGATAAAGGTAGATTTGTTTGGGCTAAATTGTTAGACGAAATGGTTATGTGTCTTCCATCAGGACTCTGGTTGGGAGGATTTGTAAATACCACAGGCAATGAATTAAATTTGAACGGACAGGCTTTTGATAACTTCTCTATCGCAAGATTTATGAGTAATTTAATAAATTCACAGATTTTTACAAATATAACATTAGGAAACATTGAAAGTTCAGCTATTAGAGAATATCCGATTAAAACTTTTTCTATCAAATGTAATTTTAGAGGATAACAATGAAACTTGATATACAAATTTTAAAACCTATTCTTCTATCTTTAATATTATTGTGTGGACTTGCTTACCTATTCTTTACCTATATGTATAAGCCTATATGTAATAAAGACTTAGAATTAGACCAGAAAATACTGGCAAAAGAAACGGAATTAAGAGAAACCCTGAAAATAGTAGAGAATTTAGATGCAAAAAGGGCAGAATTTGAAAAGGTAAAATCAGAGCTCGAATATGTCATTAATCGATTACCGACTAAAGAAGAAATACCCCAATTATTAGAGACAATAACTAAAATGGCAATAAAATCAAATATTAATTTGATTTCTTTTAGACCAGAATCTATGGTAACTAAAGAAGTCTATAATGAAATTCCGGTAGGACTACATATCAAAGGAACATATCATGATATAGGGTTGTTTTTAACTAATATTGGAAATTTTGAGAGAATTATTACTCCATCTAGTATTAAGATGAATGCGGTAATTGCAACGGAAAAAGATCCATCTACCACCACAGCAGATATGCGTATTACTGCCTTTGTCTATAAAGAACATTAAAAATGGAATATCTAATTTCTACCAGAAATCATAGGGAAAATAATGAAAATGAAGCGTAAATTTTTTATCTTAAGTTTAATCTGTGGGCTAAGTCTAATTATCGGTTGTGCGAAGAAAGAGGAAAAAAAGGTAGTTGTTCTACCTCCACAAATTCCGATAGCAAAACCAGAGATGTATATTCCAGAAAAATATGAATACAAATCCGCTCTAACACGGGACCCATTTGTTCCTTTAATTGTTAGTGAAGTAAAACCTGTGGCTGGAGATAAAGGTTTAAAGTTATCAGAAATAAATATCCTTAATTTAGAATTGTCGGGTATCATCTGGGATAAAAAAGAAATAATGGCTCTTTTTCACGATGGAAATCATTTTGGATATATCCTTAAAAAGGGGAATTTGTATGCGGATAACTATAGACCAATTGCAGGTATTTGGGGTAAATTTATAAAAAATAGAGAGGTCTTTTTACAACAGGGAAAAACAGAAGTTAACTTTTTTATAGGGAAACCTAAAATAACAAAGATAAAAGGAGCCGCAATAGGAGCTCAACAAGAAATGGAAGAAATTCCATCAGAAGAAACTAAACTTTAAAAAAAGGAGTGATTAAAATTGAAAAAATTAACCCAATTATATTTAATTTTTACCTTAATTATCCTTCCTGCATTAGCGATGGCAGCGATGAGTTTGATGGATATTAAAGTAAGTGAAGAGGATGCGAAAATAAGGATAAATATTATCACGGATAAACCGATGGTAAAATATAATTCCTTTACTGCGGATAAAC of bacterium contains these proteins:
- a CDS encoding right-handed parallel beta-helix repeat-containing protein, with protein sequence AKVRLTSADTYTYWFDVIDGLGISYSTDRYEFKVSPAQLHHLNITPNNAILVINSEVEFEVMGYDTFGNQIAVDGGEWMLDKDIGTLTHTFGSKTTFIAGDKKGTGSIGYLLAPDYSAFARIEVVEKGPVYIKGGEVSGRWTKGGSPYVIVDSVYVPSGKTLIIEPGVVVKFHYYIAQWNDEFLDWLIPPEIIRRNLTVYGNLIAEGTAQEPIIFTPISDEGTSTPEGGGTSTPCFGDWDKLIFEQGSTGRLKYCQIKYAGYADWWYNDIIKIEPAVLIKSRDVQLFNCKVTNEDGMARKSSQQYGIGILIDGVIGNDDEIVFQTEVVRCWGSIVVKNSRGVEVNNNIIRDDGNFGIQICNSSLIKFLTNTVTTCRDAAFSQDISSSEIEYHGNKAYNEFNLIWLSGEMPEDKEIVLKKAELSYGFNSLSVPVGSTLRIEPGAKFVLGRFGHIEEEMRDIGRMQIEGRLIAEGTPEEEIVFDKGKFGNWNYIQFNGPSASGSSLRYCKIIGGGRRPSSMTVGEGSTVVGNLWLINATPKIEYCQIMDSKWYDQGGDVTVGGWWDCGIRLQNLPPGYVLANNTISNCTKGVATYNCPYPPLIASNTLTNNTYVFYQDPNTLAEYHGNVFEDNENSVILTGRAPRVYNPGPFEQWVFTGCEITVPEIVWKLAELPYAIDNFIRVTKDSRLMIEPGVIVKLNGATIEVQGSMTARGTDGAKIVFTGLKDDNIPPGVGGRINFLEDSESELKYCVIEYGDGPQTTGFEAAVRIIKARKVEIGNSVISHCKYDGIRMENTSVIISTTTVSYNGWNGIICENSSAVIQNGTISHNGSSPKDHFGIICRKNSKAIISNNVLSDNFGCPLGQDINTFPEYRDNKIFGNKYDAVGIIGKGNEMKISGTWTNFIGTQTTYFLFMSDMNIILQSGVTLEIEPGVEIKMYPIVESGWNMGAIYVRGKLIASGTKDRPIVFTSFYDGNNEKIWHWNGIVFENGVGTMTYCTVKFGRIGIIGNVSPSIRNCYISKGDSCGMYLKEQANPVIENSIITDNPVGLKLDNASATISTCTISYNSEHGIVCNNSSPVIQNGTISYNGTSSQEYHGIKCEKYSNPYILGNNISYNGGCPVLQDLNSFPRYRDNKIFGNKYDAVGIIGKGNEMKISGTWTNFIGTQTTYFLFMS
- a CDS encoding right-handed parallel beta-helix repeat-containing protein, which codes for VEIKMYPIVESGWNMGAIYVRGKLIASGTKDRPIVFTSFYDGSNEKIWHWNGIVFENGAGTMTYCTVKFGGIGMIGNASPSIRNCYISDVNGVGIVFMKDSYGSPIIQDNIITNNSKGIEIIFPYSGVPRIKRNFIYNNREWGLRLDSYYEAPKGTLSVTDNWWGHPTGPYHSQYNPQGKGDKIQGAKVMFDPWIGKDFVITPSSGTVGSLVSIGGRGLEASIGIWILFGNSGTISWMTTNAEGSFTANWTVPVEKAGKKEIALLYPELGKGMIGKMLLTYFDILAEEIAYLKITPGSMTIGCGGSYDFEAQGYDKWGNPLANLNYAWQISSDLGTISPTSGYWTIFKAGTRAVTGTITATSGSITGNALITLSATPPQYPMSGTIVFLSGEVDKGEIWLMKADGSQLQKVNIQQIKAPYYPKLSKDAKSLIYGVGGSEWAGTLYLKDLMSGNEIVLQPYEVIIAKGWDWNTKGDRIYYHYYGPSQYNGSDNCVNYWISPDGIKKGRLLEDGTNRSLPAVNPDENLLLLRGWRQIRLFDLITDTKIYNERMLLDGVKKETEARFSPNGKRIGYIDEAESNLWLISIDGKINRKITNNGSVTYFSFSPDGTRLIYSRNGDLWTINIDGTGEQNITNTPDIQERQVDWVAGIAPVFSQEMPKPAPILIKEINGYPADLTGAYVYPNPTDGSKLVFAGLTQNVRIRVFTVAGEEVFEIDIVEPNIPEPGKWRWNCRGSQGQRLASGIYIYLITNELGQKKVGKLGIVR
- the pilM gene encoding type IV pilus assembly protein PilM — its product is MLWGREKVPVGLDISHDCIKVVKLRRTDSKIILDAIGMTKISPEPLDEDALGAKQELSVKAIKNLLVTHKIDTKKVRSSVSGNSVVVRYIKLPYMSETELKDVIKFEAEEHIPFDIEHVIIDFQIIKETVEKDERMILVLLVAAKEELIYDHMEILHRAGLETVHINVDTFATEDALTYGVGEEDVIALVDIGARMTNINVVENKISCFNRDVLVGGNDFTEGIRRELGVSFQEAEKIKEEEGIILLPEEITTAVTPAVSGSDKAAQISYAIESVGARLLDELERSFAYYYTQLPVYRKNIDRVIISGGSAKLANLDNFLSNGLGMSVVIGDPFAKISIPPKFDQTYIKKVSPAFAVSLGLAMKGVM
- a CDS encoding PilN domain-containing protein; the encoded protein is MTEINLMPPVVVEKKKGQWRNVFIGLILSLIVVSLGLWYAGLVIKVKQKEAKLEKITQQIAELQPHLIEIRRLEAEIIEKKKRVDVIVQLDKGRFVWAKLLDEMVMCLPSGLWLGGFVNTTGNELNLNGQAFDNFSIARFMSNLINSQIFTNITLGNIESSAIREYPIKTFSIKCNFRG
- the pilO gene encoding type 4a pilus biogenesis protein PilO, whose product is MKLDIQILKPILLSLILLCGLAYLFFTYMYKPICNKDLELDQKILAKETELRETLKIVENLDAKRAEFEKVKSELEYVINRLPTKEEIPQLLETITKMAIKSNINLISFRPESMVTKEVYNEIPVGLHIKGTYHDIGLFLTNIGNFERIITPSSIKMNAVIATEKDPSTTTADMRITAFVYKEH